A window of the Lolium perenne isolate Kyuss_39 chromosome 7, Kyuss_2.0, whole genome shotgun sequence genome harbors these coding sequences:
- the LOC127312981 gene encoding 3,9-dihydroxypterocarpan 6A-monooxygenase produces MEAALAAAQSLFTPAGTSVPLLLLVAGATAVLYAVISRRSSGGLRLPPSPFGLPILGHLHLLAPLPHQALHRLAERHGPLLFLRLGSVPCISACSPDAAREVLKTHEAAFLDRPKPAAVHRLTYGGQDFSFAPYGPFWRFMKKACVHELLAGRTLDRLAHVRREEVARLVASLSLAAPAPVDVNAALMGLTGDIVSRMVMSRRWTGDDNGAEEFRSLVAETAVLTGTFNLQDYIGAFRNWDVQGLGKRVDALHRKFDAMMERILTAREAKRRHQRDSADAGEGAEEKDILDILFDMHEDKAAEMPLSRDNMKAFMLDIFAAGTDTTTITVEWALSELINNPDVLWRAQEEMDAVVGKDRLADESDIPNLPYLQAVAKETLRLHPTGPLVVRQSPEQCKVGEYDVPAGATIFVNVWAIGRDPSSWAQPLEFRPERFLDGGANAGTDVRGQHFHMLPFGSGRRICPGASLALLVVQSALAAMVQCFEWRPAGGADKVDMEEGPGLTLPRKRPLVCAVAPRLHPLPLP; encoded by the exons ATGGAGGCGGCACTGGCAGCGGCACAATCCCTGTTCACCCCCGCCGGCACCAGCGTACCACTTCTCCTACTCGTCGCCGGCGCCACCGCCGTCCTGTACGCCGTGATCAGCCGCCGGAGCAGCGGCGGGCTACGCCTCCCGCCGAGCCCGTTCGGCCTGCCCATCCTcggccacctccacctcctcgcccCACTGCCGCACCAGGCGCTGCACCGCCTGGCCGAGCGCCACGGCCCGCTCCTCTTCCTCCGGCTCGGCTCCGTGCCCTGCATCTCCGCCTGCTCCCCGGACGCCGCCCGCGAGGTGCTCAAGACCCACGAGGCCGCGTTCCTCGACCGCCCCAAGCCGGCGGCGGTGCACCGCCTAACCTACGGCGGGCAGGACTTCTCCTTCGCGCCCTACGGGCCCTTCTGGCGCTTCATGAAGAAGGCGTGCGTGCACGAGCTCCTCGCCGGCCGCACCCTGGACCGCCTCGCCCACGTCCGCCGCGAGGAGgtcgcccgcctcgtcgcctccctCTCCCTGGCCGCGCCCGCGCCCGTCGACGTCAACGCCGCGCTCATGGGCCTCACCGGCGACATCGTGTCGCGGATGGTGATGAGCCGGCGGTGGACCGGCGACGACAACGGCGCCGAGGAGTTCCGGAGCCTGGTCGCCGAGACGGCCGTGCTCACCGGCACGTTCAACCTCCAGGACTACATCGGCGCTTTCAGGAACTGGGACGTGCAGGGCCTCGGCAAGCGCGTCGACGCGTTGCACCGCAAGTTCGACGCCATGATGGAGAGGATCCTCACGGCGCGGGAGGCCAAGCGCCGGCACCAGAGGGACAGCGCCGACGCCGGGGAAGGTGCCGAGGAGAAGGACATTCTTGACATACTGTTCGACATGCACGAAGACAAGGCCGCCGAGATGCCGCTCTCAAGGGACAACATGAAGGCTTTCATGCTG GACATCTTCGCGGCGGGGACGGACACGACGACGATCACGGTGGAGTGGGCGCTGTCGGAGCTGATCAACAACCCGGACGTGCTCTGGAGAGCGCAGGAGGAGATGGACGCCGTGGTCGGCAAGGACCGGCTCGCCGACGAGTCAGACATCCCGAACCTCCCCTACCTGCAGGCCGTGGCCAAGGAGACGCTGCGCCTTCACCCGACGGGCCCGCTCGTGGTGCGCCAGTCCCCGGAGCAATGCAAGGTGGGCGAGTACGACGTGCCGGCCGGCGCCACGATATTCGTGAACGTATGGGCCATCGGGCGCGACCCGTCGAGCTGGGCACAACCGCTGGAGTTCCGGCCGGAGCGGTTCCTGGACGGCGGTGCGAACGCCGGGACGGACGTGCGCGGGCAGCACTTCCACATGCTGCCGTTCGGGTCCGGGCGGCGGATCTGCCCCGGCGCGTCGCTGGCCTTGCTGGTGGTGCAGTCCGCGCTGGCCGCCATGGTGCAGTGCTTCGAGTGGCGGCCTGCCGGCGGCGCGGACAAGGTGGACATGGAGGAAGGGCCCGGGCTGACGCTGCCGCGGAAGCGCCCGCTCGTCTGCGCCGTCGCGCCGCGCCTCCACCCCCTGCCGCTGCCGTGA